A window from Plodia interpunctella isolate USDA-ARS_2022_Savannah chromosome 2, ilPloInte3.2, whole genome shotgun sequence encodes these proteins:
- the LOC128677665 gene encoding uncharacterized protein LOC128677665 has translation MSVKWLWAVAACAVACAGAERGGSSLRGALEALQRRQRGRMHPPMDPLPEYDALYEFVPPQVYPEPDYNVDVEDLDDDSNTKYIVKLLEENERPQEAYEYKLIKKKNSHPETVSNKKESAFRERSHHPDNDKLRELFIGKNDAEEKKELQEKAQTDKEYALLLGELWSKYKYDKGKAEPAPPGVVKLYKEKIVKKRYPNNWGPIAFKRKRSSDSDADRPISPDYETDRKIENVLDSNYNTYELPNDDKEDLREEYAIAFQPLDDDSLSDLADDDQYTYDSIEKRFPVTKRSSGPYDFNIKKKRFALNQNKRETSKTFRSSSGTDPKIIRDLSRVFGNPESEIKNPVKRSSDNQESHDGKPPMLPQANTNTTHEHHNSTDLKGNDQEHVMHHPGVLSKDDEHDNHQHDHNESEKPIIIKKKSIDWSDYFGIDKRKKSTKAFVNDLTQDKLRKQYFDTFNKEVVYPLNSFRQHSNVKRNYVQASPNEETEIEIDRPHAVRNDEKRDTSKENDAKLDSIDKKLKTMEGLIVDEALHYTNVGDDLDSKEEQEMKEKLLSRLAAAYSLEKMRKALKEFKQSLQTHRAENVASPIPMEEAKAKRVAVKKENVDVNSNEIPIYNKNKVDDFEGEQGAGHYLNGKTEEQFSEGYMGGSGRHRVPVIATGGPEGSCPVLAKIVQRCRGVDLLAGDRGQLFLPLCSLHQICYLCGEAPPTTCDLVFLSEADTTCEGDMSCQRAARSALMALRELHDNLADELDGECEASPCLPATLKLNIGWQRALQRYFEAGLDVNSWGTFVDETGRKTVFFFVLLVVVMSNTRTEVYLKERNDNGVDNLASTSDDGSTLKPDLVISVQPQPNDSYRAELPVTTENWRTNPRGQFIPVHGLDFLIGVTSLLIQQTVEIDDLISKVESENRYIVRVPHGEALYIATESSSQTQRCLCGSGRAFLMHLHDSTRQEAIVLKRRLAAASCCFPCRLQEMKVITPPGDYVGRVVQRWSVVPSYLVRDLNDQVLFALEGPAVLQRSALMLSEFKIMTGDSLREVGKISHGWDRDLNSFATTVQVPNATVQPKHKALLLGAAFLLEYTYFMKSKTSCMRCCC, from the exons ATGAGTGTGAAGTGGCTCTGGGCGGTGGCCGCGTGCGCTGTGGCATGCGCCGGCGCCGAGCGAGGGGGCTCCTCCCTGCGCGGGGCACTCGAGGCGCTCCAGCGGAGGCAGCGGGGACGCATGCATCCTCCCATGGATCCTCTGCCTGAATATGACGCCCTTTACGAATTCGTTCCACCGCAGGTCTATCCTG agcCTGACTACAATGTAGACGTCGAAGATCTTGATGATGactcaaatacaaaatatatagtcaAACTTTTGGAAGAAAATGAGAGACCACAGGAAGCCTatgaatacaaattaataaaaaaaaagaattcgCATCCTGAAACTGTTTCAAATAAGAAAGAATCAGCCTTTCGTGAAAGAAGTCATCATCCCGACAATGATAAACTTCGAGAATTGTTTATAGGGAAAAACGAcgcagaagaaaaaaaagagcTTCAAGAGAAAGCACAAACCGACAAAGAATATGCATTGCTGTTGGGTGAACTGTGGTCAAAGTATAAATACGACAAGGGAAAGGCGGAGCCTGCTCCTCCAGGAGTTGTTAAATTATACAAGGAGAAAATAGTTAAGAAGAGATATCCGAACAATTGGGGACCCATAGCATTCAAAAGAAAGCGAAGCTCTGACTCAGATGCTGATCGCCCTATATCACCGGATTATGAGACTGatagaaaaattgaaaatgttctcGACTCAAATTACAATACTTACGAATTGCCCAATGATGACAAGGAAGACCTTCGAGAAGAATATGCAATCGCTTTTCAGCCCTTAGATGATGATAGTCTCTCTGATTTGGCTGATGATGATCAGTATACATACGATTCCATAGAAAAACGATTCCCTGTGACTAAACGCAGTAGTGGACCTTACGATTTcaacattaaaaagaaaagatttgcCCTAAATCAGAACAAACGTGAAACTTCTAAAACGTTTAGGAGCAGTTCCGGGACAGACCCGAAAATTATTAGAGACTTATCAAGAGTTTTTGGCAACCCTgaatctgaaattaaaaatccagTAAAGCGAAGTAGCGACAACCAAGAATCTCATGATGGCAAACCGCCTATGCTACCTCAAGCAAATACTAATACAACTCACGAACATCATAATTCTACTGATCTAAAAGGAAATGATCAAGAACATGTCATGCATCATCCTGGTGTACTGAGTAAAGATGATGAACATGACAATCATCAACATGATCATAATGAAAGTGAAAAAccaataattattaagaaaaagtCGATTGATTGGTCTGACTACTTTGGCATAGATAAACGCAAAAAGAGTACGAAAGCATTTGTAAATGATTTAACTCAGGACAAACTGCGAAAACAGTACTTCGATACTTTCAATAAAGAAGTTGTTTATCCTTTAAATAGTTTTCGGCAACATAGTAACGTAAAGAGGAACTATGTGCAAGCTAGCCCAAATGAAGAAACTGAAATAGAAATTGATAGGCCTCATGCTGTCCGTAATGATGAAAAACGCGATACATCAAAAGAAAATGACGCCAAATTAGATAGCATTGATAAGAAATTAAAGACTATGGAAGGCCTTATCGTTGATGAAGCTTTACATTACACTAACGTAGGTGACGATTTGGATTCAAAAGAGGAACaggaaatgaaagaaaaactaTTGTCACGATTAGCAGCAGCATACAGTTTGGAAAAAATGAGAAAAGCGCTGAAGGAATTTAAACAGAGTCTCCAAACTCATAGGGCTGAAAATGTGGCATCCCCAATACCTATGGAAGAAGCCAAAGCTAAAAGAGTTGcagtaaaaaaagaaaatgtcgaTGTTAACAGCAATGAAATCCcgatttataacaaaaataaggtTGACGATTTCGAGGGTGAACAGGGCGCAGGGCATTATTTGAATGGCAAAACTGAGGAGCAGTTTTCGGAGGGCTACATGGGAGGCAGCGGCAGACATCGTGTTCCAGTAATAGCAACCG GTGGCCCTGAAGGATCTTGTCCAGTACTAGCGAAAATTGTTCAACGATGCCGTGGAGTCGACTTATTAGCAGGGGATCGTGGACAGCTCTTTTTGCCACTATGCAGTTTGCATCAAATTTGTTATCTCTGT GGTGAAGCACCTCCCACTACATGCGACCTCGTGTTCCTATCGGAAGCGGACACCACCTGCGAAGGCGACATGAGCTGCCAGCGAGCGGCGCGGTCGGCGTTGATGGCCTTGCGCGAGCTGCACGACAACCTGGCCGACGAGCTGGACGGCGAGTGTGAGGCCAGCCCCTGTCTGCCCGCCACCCTCAAGCTGAACATCGGCTGGCAGAGAGCCCTCCAACGATA TTTTGAGGCAGGACTAGATGTTAATTCGTGGGGAACGTTTGTGGATGAAACGGGAAG GaagacagtttttttttttgttttgttagtgGTTGTGATGTCAAATACAAGAACcgaagtttatttaaaagaaagaaatgatAACGGAGTCGATAACTTGGCGTCAACGTCAG ACGACGGGTCTACGTTAAAACCTGACTTGGTGATAAGTGTGCAGCCGCAACCGAATG aCAGCTATCGCGCAGAGCTACCCGTCACCACAGAGAACTGGCGCACCAACCCGCGCGGCCAGTTCATCCCGGTGCACGGCCTGGACTTCCTCATCGGAGTCACCAGCCTCCTCATCCAGCAGACTGTCGAGATAGACGACT TAATATCAAAAGTGGAGTCAGAAAACCGGTACATCGTGCGAGTACCGCACGGAGAGGCTCTGTACATCGCGACTGAGTCTTCGTCGCAGACGCAGAGATGCCTCTGCGGCTCCGGAAGGGCCTTCTTGATGCACCTCCATGACAGCACGAGGCAAGAAGCCATAGTGCTGAAGAGGCGGCTGGCTGCGGCTTCGTGCTGTTTCCCTTGTAGGCTGCAG GAAATGAAAGTGATAACCCCGCCTGGTGACTACGTGGGCCGCGTGGTGCAACGGTGGTCGGTAGTGCCGTCCTACCTGGTGCGAGATCTTAACGACCAGGTTCTGTTCGCCCTTGAAGGCCCGGCTGTCCTGCAGCGGAGCGCGCTCATGCTGTCGGAATTTAAG ATCATGACGGGCGACTCGCTCCGGGAAGTGGGCAAAATCTCCCACGGCTGGGACCGCGACCTGAACAGCTTCGCCACCACCGTCCAAGTCCCCAATGCCACTGTCCAGCCTAAGCACAAAGCCTTGCTACTGGGAGCCGCATTCTTAttg GAATACACATACTTTATGAAATCTAAGACAAGTTGCATGCGGTGTTGCTGTTAA
- the LOC128680348 gene encoding ankyrin repeat and MYND domain-containing protein 1-like isoform X1 translates to MTSPYLRLKTYADKSWPYDEYYFGEKDERDRKGGKGEHHWFGAKSIEWYRGSFLCDTMHGLGDYRWRYSGFDGVHSTYEGYFYSNEMHGYGTMSYPDGIVFTGLYSNNNRYGPGVETNFSHADVGLWRGMRLVRLAWRPGCCSIIPDLTQGELARKFVEPQRVLLASNSITIGEINSALDLLKQNGCDPQQAMEKWMKLYPQHCTDQASKLCDVKHFQRDYYQGAIQELVVIDALPPPKEIEMIQDLDQTVVSDANFYYYAWNNEDLMIDMMKHCYKHEEQRVGQEMSVVDMLCIMSGHRKAFKPPGKYEVDSRTLLMASFLGDIETVTQLINDGDICPGVTDNKGNSPVMYATFGDQTDIIHFLVEAGANVDSYNDSCCTPLGMAILRYLFTEKDVTPSEMIQALSPPVSPRPPISDEVEVDEWNISRDAIFQHTAGLVKSPSKLIKSTRKSVQSLKEAPKKKQDQSMLQGIPEVVSTESISDDKQVYNRINVQYVSAINDLFVRPSITNAVTYIFEINDMTIGIDIDEELPKKQDKTNLKKATSKVLKQTTKPSKEAMYRSSEKDISSIDEVDKLKTDTLSKIMFTILQLLSDGANPTLVKTPQPALLMAVIAGCPDLVLELVLHGANVNETYPHMFGYTPLDIAISKPLLTPNIWDLVRTLLECGSETNHRLQFLNQDEDIPGPTLLHVMLAKKTDIDTEVEIQQNILELLLQYRCDPTAQFKGRSAVDIAMSKGALLQDIFIESPNTDLNAIINMSNQTILVKMFSFPFFKTANPTERLQTITNLLLFGADPLIECQDKEEKYENIFVYMKKTLTELETASAKPSVAIGKPDPKAKPQKEKPEKAQKEKPDKSLKEKPEKSGMLKTGADGDYKQAQELMTDCARMLYIRWLQAKLMKELVYVIDKYQHRQWNMILREHKERDKKCVGLWLTPERCLEIWDILKTTRRKMYKNNRVLKHLLCMVLLYNKRFKDNFKEAKLSASTKNGIEADVAIILRDYTSGDKLEGNVPMKRPYVKPELTSKAEKFNVCFECILPNKEDTIKCRWCKLIVFCSMECMKVNIDRPFCHPCSDYLRNYYFAPSSSSNDNDDEPIASTNKV, encoded by the exons ATGACTTCGCCGTACTTACGACTCAAAACATACGCCGACAAATCTTGGCCGTACGATGAATATTATTTCGGAGAGAAGGACGAAAGAGATAGGAAGGGTGGTAAAGGAGAACATCATTGGTTTGGAGCTAAG TCTATAGAATGGTACAGAGGGTCCTTCCTCTGCGACACCATGCACGGGCTCGGGGACTACCGCTGGCGATACTCGGGGTTCGACGGCGTCCACTCCACGTACGAGGGTTACTTCTACAGCAACGAGATGCACGGCTACGGGACCATGTCGTACCCTGACGGGATTGTGTTCACG GGTCTATATTCCAACAACAACCGCTACGGCCCCGGTGTGGAGACAAACTTCTCACACGCAGACGTCGGCCTCTGGCGCGGCATGCGGCTGGTGCGACTGGCGTGGCGGCCCGGCTGCTGCAGCATCATACCGGACCTCACCCAAGGCGAACTGGCGCGCAAGTTCGTCGAGCCGCAACGCGTACTGCTAGCGTCAAACTCCATCACC ATCGGAGAAATCAACAGCGCGTTAGACTTGCTGAAGCAGAATGGATGTGATCCGCAACAAGCAATGGAGAAGTGGATGAAGCTGTATCCCCAGCACTGCACCGACCAGGCCAGCAAGCTGTGTGACGTCAAGCACTTTCAGAGGGACTATTACCAGGGAGCCATCCAAGAGTTGGTTGTTATTGATGCCTTGCCTCCACCTAAAGAG attgAAATGATCCAAGATCTAGATCAAACAGTTGTGTCTGACGCCAACTTTTACTACTACGCTTGGAACAACGAAGACTTAATGATCGACATGATGAAACACTGCTACAAGCACGAGGAACAACGCGTAGGTCAGGAGATGTCGGTGGTAGACATGCTCTGCATCATGTCTGGACATCGGAAGGCGTTCAAACCCCCTGGAAAGTATGAAGTAGATAGCAG AACATTATTAATGGCTAGCTTTTTGGGAGACATAGAAACTGTAACCCAACTAATTAATGATGGTGACATTTGTCCGGGTGTCACCGATAACAAAGGAAACTCGCCTGTTATGTACGCTACT TTTGGGGATCAAACAGATATAATCCATTTCTTGGTGGAAGCTGGGGCTAATGTGGATAGCTACAATGACTCATGTTGTACTCCTCTCGGAATGGCGATCCTCAGATACCTTTTTACTGAAAAAGACGTCACTCCAAGTGAAATGATACAAGCTCTGAGTCCACCAGTCTCACCTCGCCCTCCAATATCTG ATGAGGTAGAAGTAGATGAATGGAACATTAGTCGTGATGCTATATTCCAACATACAGCAGGGCTTGTCAAAAGTCCtagtaaattgataaaaagtacaagaAAATCAGTTCAATCTTTAAAGGAAGcgccaaaaaaaaaacaggatCAATCAATGCTGCAAGGTATACCAGAAGTAGTTTCAACCGAGTCAATTTCAGACGACAAACAGGTCTACAATAGAATCAATGTACAATATGTTTCTGCAATAAATGATCTTTTTGTGCGTCCAAGTATAACGAATGCGGTTACCTACATATTTGAGATTAATGATATGACAATAGGCATAGATATTGATGAAGAACTTCCAAAGAAACAAGACAAGACAAATCTTAAGAAAGCTACATCCAAAGTTTTAAAACAGACAACAAAACCAAGTAAAGAGGCGATGTACAGAAGTTCTGAGAAAGATATTTCTTCAATCGACGAAGTTGATAAACTAAAGACTGATAC tttgtcaaaaataatgtttacaatTCTACAACTGTTATCGGATGGAGCCAATCCAACTTTAGTGAAGACTCCTCAGCCTGCACTTTTAATGGCTGTTATTGCGGGTTGTCCGGATCTTGTACTTGAGTTAGTGCTACATGGAGCGAATGTGAATGAAACATATCCACAT ATGTTTGGATACACTCCTCTCGATATAGCTATATCCAAACCATTATTGACACCAAATATTTGGGATCTAGTTCGAACATTGCTTGAATGTGGTAGTGAAACAAATCATAGGCTGCAGTTTCTCAATCAGGATGAAGATATTCCTGGACCTACTTTGTTGCATGTGATGCTTGCAAAGAAAACGGATATTGATACGGAAGTCGAG ATACAACAAAATATCCTGGAACTTCTGTTACAATACCGCTGTGACCCTACCGCTCAATTCAAAGGGCGTTCCGCCGTTGATATAGCGATGTCGAAGGGAGCCTTGTTACAGGACATCTTCATCGAGAGCCCCAACACTGACCTGAATGCTATCATTAATATGTCCAACCAGACTATTCTAGTCAAGATGTTTTCTTTCCCATTTTTCAAAACTGCAAACCCGACGGAACGACTGCAAACG ATTACTAATTTACTTCTTTTTGGCGCTGATCCTTTAATTGAATGTCAAGATAAAGAGgaaaaatacgaaaatattttcgtttatatgaaaaagacTTTAACTGAATTAGAAACCGCTAGTGCCAAGCCATCGGTGGCAATTG GAAAACCAGATCCGAAGGCCAAACCACAGAAAGAAAAGCCTGAGAAAGCACAAAAAGAGAAGCCAGATAAGTCACTGAAAGAGAAGCCAGAGAAGTCGGGGATGCTGAAGACAGGCGCGGACGGGGACTACAAGCAGGCTCAGGAGCTGATGACGGACTGCGCCAGGATGCTGTACATACGGTGGTTGCAAGCTAAGCTTATGAAGGAACTTGTATACGTTATCGACAA ataccAACATCGGCAATGGAACATGATACTAAGGGAACATAAAGAGAGAGACAAAAAATGCGTAGGCCTGTGGCTGACGCCCGAGCGCTGCCTCGAAATATGGGACATTTTGAAGACCACTCGacgcaaaatgtacaaaaacaaTCGTGTCTTGAAACATTTGCTTTGTATGGTATTGCTTTATAACAAGAGgtttaaagataattttaaggAAGCGAAGCTTAGTGCTTCAACTAAGAATGGAATAGAAGCTGATGTTGCCATCATTTTACGAGATTATACTTCAGGCGACAAACTGGAAGGAAATGTGCCTATGAAAAGGCCATATGTGAAGCCTGAACTTACATCAAAAGCT GAAAAGTTTAACGTGTGTTTCGAGTGCATCCTTCCCAATAAAGAAGATACAATTAAATGCAGATGGTGCAAGCTAATCGTATTCTGTTCCATGGAGTGCATGAAGGTGAACATCGACAGACCGTTCTGTCACCCTTGCAGTGACTACTTGAGAAATTACTACTTCGCGCCGTCCTCGTCGTccaatgataatgatgatgaacCGATAGCTAGCACTAATAAAGTATAG
- the LOC128680348 gene encoding ankyrin repeat and MYND domain-containing protein 1-like isoform X2 yields the protein MTSPYLRLKTYADKSWPYDEYYFGEKDERDRKGGKGEHHWFGAKSIEWYRGSFLCDTMHGLGDYRWRYSGFDGVHSTYEGYFYSNEMHGYGTMSYPDGIVFTGLYSNNNRYGPGVETNFSHADVGLWRGMRLVRLAWRPGCCSIIPDLTQGELARKFVEPQRVLLASNSITIGEINSALDLLKQNGCDPQQAMEKWMKLYPQHCTDQASKLCDVKHFQRDYYQGAIQELVVIDALPPPKEIEMIQDLDQTVVSDANFYYYAWNNEDLMIDMMKHCYKHEEQRVGQEMSVVDMLCIMSGHRKAFKPPGKYEVDSRTLLMASFLGDIETVTQLINDGDICPGVTDNKGNSPVMYATFGDQTDIIHFLVEAGANVDSYNDSCCTPLGMAILRYLFTEKDVTPSEMIQALSPPVSPRPPISDEVEVDEWNISRDAIFQHTAGLVKSPSKLIKSTRKSVQSLKEAPKKKQDQSMLQGIPEVVSTESISDDKQVYNRINVQYVSAINDLFVRPSITNAVTYIFEINDMTIGIDIDEELPKKQDKTNLKKATSKVLKQTTKPSKEAMYRSSEKDISSIDEVDKLKTDTLSKIMFTILQLLSDGANPTLVKTPQPALLMAVIAGCPDLVLELVLHGANVNETYPHMFGYTPLDIAISKPLLTPNIWDLVRTLLECGSETNHRLQFLNQDEDIPGPTLLHVMLAKKTDIDTEVEIQQNILELLLQYRCDPTAQFKGRSAVDIAMSKGALLQDIFIESPNTDLNAIINMSNQTILVKMFSFPFFKTANPTERLQTITNLLLFGADPLIECQDKEEKYENIFVYMKKTLTELETASAKPSVAIGKPDPKAKPQKEKPEKAQKEKPDKSLKEKPEKSGMLKTGADGDYKQAQELMTDCARMLYIRWLQAKLMKELVYVIDKYQHRQWNMILREHKERDKKCVGLWLTPERCLEIWDILKTTRRKMYKNNRVLKHLLCMVLLYNKRFKDNFKEAKLSASTKNGIEADVAIILRDYTSGDKLEGNVPMKRPYVKPELTSKAFHRKSLTCVSSASFPIKKIQLNADGAS from the exons ATGACTTCGCCGTACTTACGACTCAAAACATACGCCGACAAATCTTGGCCGTACGATGAATATTATTTCGGAGAGAAGGACGAAAGAGATAGGAAGGGTGGTAAAGGAGAACATCATTGGTTTGGAGCTAAG TCTATAGAATGGTACAGAGGGTCCTTCCTCTGCGACACCATGCACGGGCTCGGGGACTACCGCTGGCGATACTCGGGGTTCGACGGCGTCCACTCCACGTACGAGGGTTACTTCTACAGCAACGAGATGCACGGCTACGGGACCATGTCGTACCCTGACGGGATTGTGTTCACG GGTCTATATTCCAACAACAACCGCTACGGCCCCGGTGTGGAGACAAACTTCTCACACGCAGACGTCGGCCTCTGGCGCGGCATGCGGCTGGTGCGACTGGCGTGGCGGCCCGGCTGCTGCAGCATCATACCGGACCTCACCCAAGGCGAACTGGCGCGCAAGTTCGTCGAGCCGCAACGCGTACTGCTAGCGTCAAACTCCATCACC ATCGGAGAAATCAACAGCGCGTTAGACTTGCTGAAGCAGAATGGATGTGATCCGCAACAAGCAATGGAGAAGTGGATGAAGCTGTATCCCCAGCACTGCACCGACCAGGCCAGCAAGCTGTGTGACGTCAAGCACTTTCAGAGGGACTATTACCAGGGAGCCATCCAAGAGTTGGTTGTTATTGATGCCTTGCCTCCACCTAAAGAG attgAAATGATCCAAGATCTAGATCAAACAGTTGTGTCTGACGCCAACTTTTACTACTACGCTTGGAACAACGAAGACTTAATGATCGACATGATGAAACACTGCTACAAGCACGAGGAACAACGCGTAGGTCAGGAGATGTCGGTGGTAGACATGCTCTGCATCATGTCTGGACATCGGAAGGCGTTCAAACCCCCTGGAAAGTATGAAGTAGATAGCAG AACATTATTAATGGCTAGCTTTTTGGGAGACATAGAAACTGTAACCCAACTAATTAATGATGGTGACATTTGTCCGGGTGTCACCGATAACAAAGGAAACTCGCCTGTTATGTACGCTACT TTTGGGGATCAAACAGATATAATCCATTTCTTGGTGGAAGCTGGGGCTAATGTGGATAGCTACAATGACTCATGTTGTACTCCTCTCGGAATGGCGATCCTCAGATACCTTTTTACTGAAAAAGACGTCACTCCAAGTGAAATGATACAAGCTCTGAGTCCACCAGTCTCACCTCGCCCTCCAATATCTG ATGAGGTAGAAGTAGATGAATGGAACATTAGTCGTGATGCTATATTCCAACATACAGCAGGGCTTGTCAAAAGTCCtagtaaattgataaaaagtacaagaAAATCAGTTCAATCTTTAAAGGAAGcgccaaaaaaaaaacaggatCAATCAATGCTGCAAGGTATACCAGAAGTAGTTTCAACCGAGTCAATTTCAGACGACAAACAGGTCTACAATAGAATCAATGTACAATATGTTTCTGCAATAAATGATCTTTTTGTGCGTCCAAGTATAACGAATGCGGTTACCTACATATTTGAGATTAATGATATGACAATAGGCATAGATATTGATGAAGAACTTCCAAAGAAACAAGACAAGACAAATCTTAAGAAAGCTACATCCAAAGTTTTAAAACAGACAACAAAACCAAGTAAAGAGGCGATGTACAGAAGTTCTGAGAAAGATATTTCTTCAATCGACGAAGTTGATAAACTAAAGACTGATAC tttgtcaaaaataatgtttacaatTCTACAACTGTTATCGGATGGAGCCAATCCAACTTTAGTGAAGACTCCTCAGCCTGCACTTTTAATGGCTGTTATTGCGGGTTGTCCGGATCTTGTACTTGAGTTAGTGCTACATGGAGCGAATGTGAATGAAACATATCCACAT ATGTTTGGATACACTCCTCTCGATATAGCTATATCCAAACCATTATTGACACCAAATATTTGGGATCTAGTTCGAACATTGCTTGAATGTGGTAGTGAAACAAATCATAGGCTGCAGTTTCTCAATCAGGATGAAGATATTCCTGGACCTACTTTGTTGCATGTGATGCTTGCAAAGAAAACGGATATTGATACGGAAGTCGAG ATACAACAAAATATCCTGGAACTTCTGTTACAATACCGCTGTGACCCTACCGCTCAATTCAAAGGGCGTTCCGCCGTTGATATAGCGATGTCGAAGGGAGCCTTGTTACAGGACATCTTCATCGAGAGCCCCAACACTGACCTGAATGCTATCATTAATATGTCCAACCAGACTATTCTAGTCAAGATGTTTTCTTTCCCATTTTTCAAAACTGCAAACCCGACGGAACGACTGCAAACG ATTACTAATTTACTTCTTTTTGGCGCTGATCCTTTAATTGAATGTCAAGATAAAGAGgaaaaatacgaaaatattttcgtttatatgaaaaagacTTTAACTGAATTAGAAACCGCTAGTGCCAAGCCATCGGTGGCAATTG GAAAACCAGATCCGAAGGCCAAACCACAGAAAGAAAAGCCTGAGAAAGCACAAAAAGAGAAGCCAGATAAGTCACTGAAAGAGAAGCCAGAGAAGTCGGGGATGCTGAAGACAGGCGCGGACGGGGACTACAAGCAGGCTCAGGAGCTGATGACGGACTGCGCCAGGATGCTGTACATACGGTGGTTGCAAGCTAAGCTTATGAAGGAACTTGTATACGTTATCGACAA ataccAACATCGGCAATGGAACATGATACTAAGGGAACATAAAGAGAGAGACAAAAAATGCGTAGGCCTGTGGCTGACGCCCGAGCGCTGCCTCGAAATATGGGACATTTTGAAGACCACTCGacgcaaaatgtacaaaaacaaTCGTGTCTTGAAACATTTGCTTTGTATGGTATTGCTTTATAACAAGAGgtttaaagataattttaaggAAGCGAAGCTTAGTGCTTCAACTAAGAATGGAATAGAAGCTGATGTTGCCATCATTTTACGAGATTATACTTCAGGCGACAAACTGGAAGGAAATGTGCCTATGAAAAGGCCATATGTGAAGCCTGAACTTACATCAAAAGCT TTTCACAGGAAAAGTTTAACGTGTGTTTCGAGTGCATCCTTCCCAATAAAGAAGATACAATTAAATGCAGATGGTGCAAGCTAA